GGAAAGATAACTCAGAATTCCGGCAGGATAAAACCTTCTGTCACTTGCGACAGAGCGTTCCGGAGTAAGGACAACACCCAGGCTTCCCTGAGGACCTTCCTCGACCCATCGGAAAAAGACATAGCTTTCATTATGCCATAGAATTTCCCACATGATGTCCCGGTTCTGCAAAAGGAAATCTCGAATGGCCTGCATGGACATACCTTCTTCGGGAATGTAACCTTTTTCGATCATGTATTTGCCGATGCTTCTGTAGGGTCGTCCGTTGCTTGCCGCATAACCCACCCTCCGGCTTGAGCCGTCGGGAAAGGCCACAACTCCGGATCCCTGGATATGAAGAAAAAAGAGTTCAACGGGATCTCTGGCCCAGAAGAGCGGGGTAAGCTTCCGCAACGCCCCCTCATCTATTTCTTTTCTCGTAAAATACGGAACAAGCTTCCCATTGAAAGCCCGACCGAATAGTACCGGACGGTTCGAACAGGTAATGCCGAATTCGGGTAGATTTACGCGTAGCAGATCATCGGGCTGGGGATAGACGGGAAATCTGTAAGTCTCATCTTTTTTATACGATCCTTCAATTATGGGTTCATAATAACCCGTGATGAGCATTCTTCCACAGAACTCTTCTTCCCGGCTACAGTAAGTATAAAGATCGAAAACCCTTAAAATATTTTCCGTCCCAATGTCCCCTTCCCGGAGCATTTCGAGAAAAGAGGTAAGGGCCCTTTTGTACGATCCCGCGCTGAATTCCAGTCCCGCTATTTCCATAATACGCCCTTCGGGCAACCGACTGTAATACTCTATGCTCCTGGTGATCGCCAGTTCCAGGCTTTCACGCGATCCGTTGTCGGTAAAAGAGAGCTTTCTGACCAATGTGTGGGGCACTTTTACCGGTAAGAAGGAAACCCTTTTTTCGGGAGGGAGAACTTCGGGTCTTCTGATGCAACCCGAAGTTCCCAGAACCCATATCAGAGGTGCGATAATAATCAAGAGCAGGCGAATTGCCATGGGACGGAAAGCCGTTCAGGTACCCAGTTCCCAGGATGAGAGATATTTAACCTGTTCTTCCGTAAGAGAATCTATACGGATATTCATCGAAGACAGTTTTATCATTGCTATATTTTCGTCAATCTCCTTTGGGACAGGGTGAACGGATTTGGACAGCGAAGACCCCTTTTTTACCAGATATTCTACCGAAAGAGCCTGATTTGCAAAGCTCATATCCATGACGCTTGAAGGATGGCCCTCGGCTGCTGCGAGATTGACAAGGCGGCCTTCGGCAAGAACGTAGATTCTCCTTCCGTCAGACAGGGTGAATTCTTCTACGAAAGGTCTGATGGTCCTGCGGGATTTAGCAATGGACGCCAGAGATTCGAGATCGAGCTCAACGTTAAAATGCCCTGAGTTGGAAACAATAGCTCCGTCCTTCATAACCTCAAAGTGTTCTTTTCGGATTACGCTGGTGTTTCCCGTCAGGGTACAGAAGAAGTCGCCCACCCTGGCCGCTTCCATAATGGGCATGACCTCAAAGCCGTCCATTACCGCTTCAAGGGCTCTTATGGGGTTGACCTCCGTAACGATTACCCTGGCACCCATTCCCCGGGCCCTCATAGCAACGCCACGACCGCACCATCCGTATCCACAAACGACGAAGACACTTCCGGCAATTAGCCTGTTCGTGGCCCTGATAATCCCGTCTATGGTACTCTGACCTGTACCGTATCGGTTATCGAAAAGATGCTTCGTGTCTGCATCATTGACGGCGATGATGGGATAGGCCAGAACCCCTTTTTCGGCCATGCTTCTGAGCCGGATTACACCGGTTGTGGTTTCCTCCGTGCCGCCTATGATTCCCGAGAGCAGGTCTTTCTTGTCCGTGTGGACTGTTGTAACGAGGTCGGCCCCGTCGTCCATCGTTATGTGAGGTTCATGGGCAAGGGCCTGATGGATGTGGCGGTAATAGGTATCCCGGTCTTCTCCTTTAATGGCAAAAACAGGGATGTCGTCGTGAACTACAAGAGATGCGGCCACATCGTCCTGAGTGCTCAGGGGATTGGAAGCACAGAGGCGGACTTCGGCACCGCCTGCCTTAAGGGTCTGCATAAGATAAGCGGTTTCGGTCGTGACATGAAGACAGGCCGATATCTTAAGGCCCTTAAGGGGTTTTTCCGTCGCGAACCTTTCCTTAATGGTTTTGAGAACTCGCATGGATTGAGCGGCCCATTCGATCCGTAACTTACCCTGCTCCGCAAGCGCTGGATCTTTGATGTGATAATCCATTCTACCTCCTTTCGTT
This is a stretch of genomic DNA from Thermodesulforhabdus norvegica. It encodes these proteins:
- the mltA gene encoding murein transglycosylase A is translated as MAIRLLLIIIAPLIWVLGTSGCIRRPEVLPPEKRVSFLPVKVPHTLVRKLSFTDNGSRESLELAITRSIEYYSRLPEGRIMEIAGLEFSAGSYKRALTSFLEMLREGDIGTENILRVFDLYTYCSREEEFCGRMLITGYYEPIIEGSYKKDETYRFPVYPQPDDLLRVNLPEFGITCSNRPVLFGRAFNGKLVPYFTRKEIDEGALRKLTPLFWARDPVELFFLHIQGSGVVAFPDGSSRRVGYAASNGRPYRSIGKYMIEKGYIPEEGMSMQAIRDFLLQNRDIMWEILWHNESYVFFRWVEEGPQGSLGVVLTPERSVASDRRFYPAGILSYLSTVVPRRNGTAVSFNKWVLHQDTGGAIKGPFRLDLFFGTGSEAGNLAGKMKHQGTLFFLLPRNAHM
- the ahcY gene encoding adenosylhomocysteinase encodes the protein MDYHIKDPALAEQGKLRIEWAAQSMRVLKTIKERFATEKPLKGLKISACLHVTTETAYLMQTLKAGGAEVRLCASNPLSTQDDVAASLVVHDDIPVFAIKGEDRDTYYRHIHQALAHEPHITMDDGADLVTTVHTDKKDLLSGIIGGTEETTTGVIRLRSMAEKGVLAYPIIAVNDADTKHLFDNRYGTGQSTIDGIIRATNRLIAGSVFVVCGYGWCGRGVAMRARGMGARVIVTEVNPIRALEAVMDGFEVMPIMEAARVGDFFCTLTGNTSVIRKEHFEVMKDGAIVSNSGHFNVELDLESLASIAKSRRTIRPFVEEFTLSDGRRIYVLAEGRLVNLAAAEGHPSSVMDMSFANQALSVEYLVKKGSSLSKSVHPVPKEIDENIAMIKLSSMNIRIDSLTEEQVKYLSSWELGT